A DNA window from Aureibaculum sp. 2308TA14-22 contains the following coding sequences:
- a CDS encoding alpha-L-fucosidase — MKNYLFFFCCFFLLAVAAQKRDDLYLYDRFQPVKEENIFNTPNYYNWGGSIIKDKIGKYHLFYSRWKKEYGFLGWLTHSEIAHATAKKPTGPWRYKETVLKGRGEEFWDAITAHNPKIKYFEGKYYLYYISTHLGGKTYTEQDLIETAKTGYSHANWKVLRPNQRTGVVVSNSLNGSWTRQDKPLIEPSGPITTLTVNPAIDRGKDGKYYLIVKGDKPNETRFIRNQAVAMSDNPASGFIIQDKPVIDYLDTEDMSIWYDKNRDRFYGVFHAHNFIGLVTSKNGFDWEKATEYVLKLKEIEKKDGSIIEPDRMERPFVYHENGEPILLMVAVKKGDESYSVFIPIEKKEDPKPNKRQLAWQEAELGVVFHYDLHVFDGKKYGQGNNRIDPVDDYQIFNPTKLDTDQWVKAAKDAGANFAIITATHETGFALFQSDVNPYSVKALKWRDGKGDVVADFVASCRKYGIKPGIYLGIRWNSFMGVHDFKVNGEGEFREQRQKWYNKMVEGMVKEICTNYGELFEIWFDGGADHPKNGAPDVLPIVRKYQPNCLFYHNGQLAEARWGGSESGTVGYPNWSTFPYRATGAGESARRNIAKDNFKLLKHGDKNGQYWVPTMADAPLRGYNGRHEWFWEPGDEAHIFPLENLMEMYYKSVGRNSTLIMGLTPNPDGLLPESDVQRLKEWGDEINRRFLEPIATTSGEGNTIELKLGAPTTINHVIIQEDIQFGERIRKYELEVKVNGKWIVISKGESVGHKRIEKFDNIKVSRIRLKVLASDKKPKVKNFSVYSVE, encoded by the coding sequence AGAAAACATTTTTAATACTCCAAATTACTACAATTGGGGCGGTTCAATTATAAAAGATAAAATAGGAAAATACCATCTTTTTTATTCACGCTGGAAAAAAGAGTATGGATTTTTGGGTTGGTTAACCCATTCAGAAATAGCTCATGCTACTGCAAAAAAACCTACAGGACCTTGGAGATATAAAGAAACAGTTTTAAAAGGAAGAGGTGAAGAGTTTTGGGATGCCATTACGGCTCATAATCCAAAAATAAAATATTTTGAAGGGAAATATTACCTGTATTATATAAGTACACATCTTGGAGGAAAAACCTACACGGAACAAGACTTGATTGAGACTGCCAAAACAGGGTATAGTCACGCTAATTGGAAAGTTTTAAGACCCAATCAGCGTACGGGAGTTGTTGTTTCAAATTCTTTAAATGGTTCATGGACGAGACAAGATAAACCTTTAATTGAACCGAGCGGTCCAATTACAACACTTACAGTAAATCCTGCAATTGACAGAGGTAAAGATGGTAAGTATTATTTAATTGTAAAAGGGGATAAACCTAACGAAACTCGATTTATCAGAAACCAAGCGGTGGCTATGTCTGATAACCCCGCTAGCGGTTTTATAATTCAAGACAAGCCTGTAATTGACTATTTAGATACTGAAGATATGTCTATTTGGTACGATAAAAATAGAGACCGTTTTTATGGTGTTTTTCATGCTCATAATTTTATTGGTTTAGTAACTTCCAAAAATGGATTTGATTGGGAAAAAGCCACTGAATATGTTCTTAAATTGAAAGAAATTGAAAAAAAAGATGGGTCTATAATTGAGCCTGATAGAATGGAACGTCCATTTGTTTATCATGAAAATGGGGAACCCATTCTACTCATGGTCGCGGTAAAAAAAGGAGACGAATCGTATTCGGTTTTTATTCCAATAGAAAAAAAAGAAGATCCTAAACCTAACAAACGGCAATTGGCGTGGCAAGAAGCTGAATTAGGCGTGGTTTTTCATTACGATTTGCATGTTTTTGATGGTAAAAAATACGGACAAGGTAATAATCGTATTGATCCAGTTGATGATTACCAGATATTTAATCCCACAAAATTAGATACAGATCAATGGGTAAAAGCAGCTAAAGATGCGGGTGCTAATTTTGCTATCATAACAGCAACACATGAAACAGGATTTGCATTGTTTCAATCTGATGTTAATCCGTATAGTGTTAAAGCTTTAAAATGGCGTGATGGTAAAGGTGATGTTGTTGCCGACTTTGTAGCAAGTTGCAGAAAGTACGGTATTAAACCAGGTATTTATTTGGGAATCAGATGGAATTCTTTTATGGGTGTGCATGATTTTAAAGTTAATGGAGAAGGAGAGTTTAGAGAGCAACGTCAAAAATGGTACAATAAAATGGTAGAGGGTATGGTCAAGGAAATATGTACTAATTATGGCGAGTTATTTGAGATTTGGTTTGATGGTGGAGCTGATCATCCTAAAAATGGAGCACCAGACGTATTACCAATTGTTAGGAAGTATCAACCTAATTGCCTTTTTTATCATAATGGGCAATTAGCTGAAGCCCGTTGGGGAGGTTCGGAATCTGGTACTGTGGGTTACCCCAATTGGTCCACGTTTCCTTATCGAGCAACAGGAGCTGGTGAAAGTGCAAGAAGAAATATTGCAAAGGATAATTTTAAATTATTAAAACATGGTGATAAAAATGGTCAATATTGGGTGCCTACCATGGCCGATGCTCCGTTAAGGGGTTATAACGGACGCCACGAATGGTTTTGGGAACCTGGAGATGAGGCTCATATTTTTCCACTAGAAAACTTGATGGAAATGTACTACAAATCCGTTGGGCGAAACTCTACATTAATTATGGGACTTACGCCAAATCCTGATGGTTTATTACCTGAATCTGATGTACAACGTTTAAAAGAGTGGGGAGATGAAATTAATAGACGTTTTTTAGAACCTATTGCAACAACTTCTGGCGAAGGCAATACCATTGAATTAAAACTTGGAGCACCTACAACGATTAATCATGTTATAATTCAAGAGGATATTCAATTTGGTGAACGCATTAGAAAATATGAACTTGAAGTTAAAGTAAATGGTAAGTGGATTGTAATCTCTAAAGGAGAAAGTGTTGGTCATAAAAGAATTGAAAAATTTGATAATATAAAGGTAAGTCGAATTCGGCTGAAAGTATTAGCTTCTGATAAAAAACCTAAAGTTAAAAATTTTAGCGTTTATTCGGTAGAATAA